The genomic segment TTGATTGAAAATTCACAGTTTTTTCTGAATTGTTTTTCACATAAAATGTTGTTGTTGGATATTTTTTACTTTCGGGAAATGGAATTAAAATTCCGCAACTTGTTAGTGTGCAAACTACAAGTAAAATTAATGTCAATTTTTTCATTCAGCGTTCTGATTTTTTAATTAATGGCAACGTTTTTGTATAAGAATAGTTGCGATTTTGTGCACGAGGAATTTCAGCATGAAATTCAGAAGTGTGCAAAATTGCAACTACCTTTGGTTAAGCTAAAATTAGCAATTATTTTTATACTTTGTTGCAAAATCGTTGTTTTTTCAGTTTATAATTCCGTCTTATTTTCCTTTTTCTCTCTTTAAAATTTCAACTTTTGAGTAATTTTCTCACTATTTTTTATTCAGAGTTTGAGTAAATTCCACAGTTTAGATTTTTTGTCTTTCCTCAATTCGAAAACTTCCTATATTCAGATTTTGAGTAAGAAATCCGCCAAACTTATTTTCAGAATTCGAGTAAGTTCAAACATTTTAAATTCCAAATTTTCTGATTATTTCTAAAATTTTCGAGCGAGAGAGTGTTCCACAATTTTCATTTTTTCTAAATTTTAAAAAATAAAATCTCAAAATTATTTATTCAGTTTGAGTGATTTTCACAAACTTGCTCGACAATGTTTTGCAACGTTTTTGTATAAGAATAGTTGCGATTTTGTACACGAGGAATTTCAGCATGAAATTCAGAAGTGTGCAAAATTGCAACTACCTTTGGTTAGGCTAAAATTAGCAATTATTTTTATACTTTGTTGCCAAATGTAGTTTTTTTCATTGTTAATTTGAGTTTTTGTCAATTCCTCATTTTTTATTTTTCAAGTTTGAGTAAGAATCCCGCTAATTTTCTAAATTCAGTTTCCGAAATTTTGGGATTGAGTGATAATTCCACCATTTAGTTTTCAATTCCGAAACTTCGAAAGAGTAGTTTTTCACATTTTATAAACTCAACATTTTGCTAAAATTCCGATTATCGAGAGAGTGTTTCACAATTTTTAAATTCCTTTTTTAGCTTTAAAAACTCAATTTTCAATTCAGGTTTTGAGTGAGTGAGCTATATTTGGCAACGTGTTTGTATAAGAATAGTTGCGGTTTTGTGCGCGAGGAATTTCAGCATGAAATTCAGAAGTGTGCAAAATTGCAACGACCTTTGGTTAAGCTAAAATAGCAATTATTTTTATGCGTTGTTAGCAAATGTTATTTTTTCATTCTCCTTTGTTCATTAATAAATCCTAAAATTCAGCTTTTGAGTAAGAATTCCGCAATTTATATTTTTTATTTTCTGCTCAATTTCTCAAACTTGCTCAATTTTACGATTCCTTGAAAATTCCGCAATTTTGGTTTTTCGAGTTTGAGAAAATTCTCACGTTTTATAATTCCACATTTGAGTAAATTCCCACGCAAAATCTTACGAGCGAGCGAGTGCTCAGCATTTTGAAATTCCTTTTTTGCGATAAAACCGATTAGTTTTAATTCACTATTTTTCAGCGTTTGAGTGAGAACAATATTTGCTAACGGATTTGTATAAGAATAGTTGCGATTTTGTGCGCGAGGAATTTCAGCATGAAATTCAGAAGTGTGCAAAACTGCAACTGCCTTCGGTTAAGCTAAAATAGCAATTATTTTTATGCGTTGTTAGCAAATGTTTTTTTTCATTCTTCTTTGTTCATTAATAAATCCCAAAATTCAGCTTTTGAGTAAGAACTCCACAATTTTTCATTTTCTGCTCAATTTCTCAAACTTGCTCAATTTTACGATTCCTTGTAAATTCCGCAATTTTGGTTTTTCGGGTCTAAGAAAATTCTCACGTTTTATAATTCCACATTTGAGTAAATTCCCACGCAAAATTTTACGAGCGAGCGAGTGCTCAGCATTTTGAAATTCCTTTTTTGTGATAAAATCTATTAATTTTAATTCACTATTTTTCAGCGTTTGAGTGAGAACAATATTTGCTAACGTTTTTGTATAAGAATAGTTGCGATTTTGTGCGCGAGGAATTTCAGCATGAAATTCAGAAGTGTGCAAAATTGCAACGACCTTTAATTTAGCTAAAATTAGCAATTATTTTTATACTTTGTTAGCAAATGTTGTTTTTTTCATTCTCCTTAGCTCATTAATTAAATCCTAAAATTCAGCTTTTGAGTAAGAATTCCGCAATTTATATTTTTCATTCTCTGCTCAATTTCTCAAACTTTCTAAATTTCACGATTGATTGGAAATTCCGCAATTTTGGTTTTTCGAGTTTGAGAAAATTCTCACGTTTTATAATTCCACATTTGAGTAAATTCCTACGCAAAACCTTACGAGCGAGCGAGTGCTCAGCATTTTGAAATTCCTTTTTTGTGATAAAACCGATTAGTTTTAATTCACTATTTTTCAGCGTTTGAGTGAGAACAATATTTGCTAACTCGTTATATAATAAATTTTATTAACGATATCCCGTAAATAAGTTAGAATATCGAATTTTTTTTATTGTTATATCCCTGTAAAGATAAATTATTTATAGCAATATCCAAAGGACTTTTTATTTGCTCTAAATCTTTTCTGGTTACATGTGTATAAATCATCGTAGTTTCTGGTCTGCTATGCCCTAATAGCTCTTGAATATGTCTTATGCCAATTCCTTGTTCCAACATATGTGTTGCATAGCTGTGTCTTAAGGTGTGAGGTGTGGCATTTTTGGTAATTTTTGCTACTCTTAAGTTTTTTTTAAAGAAAGAGCGAATAGATTCAGCACTATATTTACCACCTTTTGGATTTTCTATAAAATATTTTTTAGGTTTATAAGTATTATAGTAGTTTTTAATCAAAGGAAATGTACTTTCGGCAATAGTAGCATATCTATCTTTACGTCCTTTGCTATTTCGAATGTGAAGTTGCTTACGTTTAAAATCGAAATCGCTTAATTTTAAATCTATAATTTCGCTAATTCTTAGCCCCGAAGAATATAATATGGCCAATATAACTCGATGTTTTAAATTTTTAGTCGCTTGTAAAAGAGATATTACTTCTTCTATACTTAAAACAACAGGTAGTTTTCGATCTTTTTTAGGCATGTAAATTTTTTCTGTATTTATAGAACAAGCTGGGTAAAAATGCGCAAAATGCTTAAAGCCACTAACCATTTGTCTATGTGTACTTACAGCATAATTTAATGAGGTAACTGCCCATTCAATATAATTTCTAACATCGTTTTCGTTGAGCTCGCCTACTGGTTTTTGTTCTGTAAAACGTAAAAAATCTAAAATAAAATTACTATAACTGGCTATGGTGCTTTTGCTAAATCGCTTTCCTTTTAAAAACTCCAAATAATGTCGATACACTATTGTTTTTTCTTTATTTAAAGTTTTTTGTTCCTTTTTTACTACTTTATTGGTGGTTCTTTGCGCAGATTCGCTCTTATTTTTTGTAATAATTTGAATGTTTCCTTTTGCTAAATATATTTTTAAATTTTCAATTCGTACTTCATTATAATAAATATAAAATGTACTGTGTGTCTTGGTCCATCGAACACCATTAAATTTTTTTATATACTCTTTTATTTCAAAATTATAAGGAAATTTTATAGCAATACAGTGTTTAGAATTGTGTGTAAAAGCTTCTAGTGAGACATTCGTCATAAATAATAACAATTATAAAAATATTTCCCATAAATATACAAAAAAAACCTGTTAAGTTTTTAAGCTTAACAGGCTGGTTATTATTTTTTTAAGAAAAAATTAATTTTCTTTTCTTGGTGCTCTTGGTTTTCTATCATCACGTCTGTTATCACGTCCGCGATTATCTCTACCTCCAGAACGGTTATTATCTCTTGGTGGTCTTGCTACATAACCTTCTGGTTTTGGTAACAATGCCTTTCTTGAAACTTTTTCTTTACGAGTTCTTGGGTCTAAACCAAAGTATTTCACATCAAAAACATCACCCATGTTTACAACGTCAGATACGTTTTCTGTACGCTCCCAAGCTAATTCCGAAACATGTAATAAAACTTCATTTCCTGGTGCTTCCACATATTCTACAACAGCACCAAAATCTAACATTTTAATTACTTTTACTTCGTAAACGCTACCAACTTGTGGTTTAAATAACATCGACTCGATTCTAGCAATAACCTGTTCTATTCCTTCTGGTTTTGTACCTAAGATTTCGATAATTCCTTCTTCTGTAGTGGCATCTTCTGTAATTACAATGGTGGTTCCAGTTTCTTTTTGTAATTCTTGAATATGTTTTCCTCCTGGCCCAATAAATGCACCAATCATGTCATTAGGAATACGTCTGGTAATCATTTTAGGAGCATGTGTTTTTACATTTGCATTTGGTGTTGCAATTGTATCTGTAAGTTTCTCTAAAATATGCAAACGACCGTCTTTTGCTTGTTTTAATGCGTTTACTAAAATCTCGTAAGAAAGTCCTTTTACTTTAATGTCCATTTGGCAAGCTGTAATTCCATCAGCAGTTCCAGTTACTTTAAAGTCCATATCTCCTAAATGATCTTCATCACCTAAAATATCAGATAAAACTGCGTAACGTTCTCCATCGGAAATTAACCCCATTGCAATACCAGAAACGGGTTTCTTTAATTGTACACCAGCATCCATTAGTGCCATTGTACCAGAACAAACAGTTGCCATAGAAGAAGAACCATTAGATTCTAAAACTTCAGAAACGACTCTTACTGTGTAAGGACAGTCTGCAGGAATCATTCCTTTTAAAGCTCTTTGAGCCAAGTTTCCATGACCAACTTCTCTACGAGAAGTACCTCTTAATGGTCTTGCCTCACCTGTACAAAAAGGAGGGAAGTTATAGTGTAAATAGAATGTTTCTTCACCTTCGTAAGAGGCCATATCTATTTGGTTGGCTTCTCTAGATGTACCTAAAGTTACAGTTGCCAATGCTTGTGTTTCTCCACGAGTAAATATTGATGAACCATGTGTAGATGGTAAATAATCTACCTCACACCAAATTGGTCGAATATCTGTAGTTTTACGTCCATCTAACCGCAAACCTTCTGCTAAAGTTAATTCTCTAACAGCATTTTTTTGGGCTTTGTTAAAATATTTTCCAATTAACCCACCAAAATCTGCCAATTCTTCTTCTGTAAAAGTAGCTGTAATTGCTTCTTTTACTTCTGCAAATGCAGCAGAACGTTCTGCTTTAGAGGTTCCTTGTTTTGCAATTGCATAACATTTATCGTATGCTAAAGCTTCAATTTTTTTAGCTAAATCTTCATCTTCTCTTTCTGGTTCGTATTCACGAGTTTCTTTTTTACCAAAAGCTTCTGCCAAACGAACTTGTGCAGCACATTGTACTTTAATAGCTTCGTGTGCAAACTTAATTGCGTCTGCCATTTCTTCTTCAGAAATTTCATCCATTTCACCTTCTACCATCATTACAGAATCTGCGGATGCACCAATCATCATATCAATGTCAGATGCTTCTAATTGGGTTCTTGTAGGGTTAATTACAAACTCTCCATTTACTCTTGCAACACGTGCTTCAGAAATTGGAGTTTCAAAAGGAATATCTGATAATTGTATTACTGTAGATGCTGCTAAACCTGCTAAAGCGTCTGGCATAACATCTTCGTCATGAGACATTAACTGAATCATAACTTGTGTTTCTGCGTGGTAATCTTTTGGAAATAATGGGCGCAAAACACGATCTACCAAACGCATTGTTAAAACTTCGCCATCACTTGGTCTTGCTTCTCTTTTAAAGAACCCTCCTGGATATCTTCCTGCAGCTGCAAACTTTTCTCTATAATCTACTGTAAGTGGTAAAAAATCGACATCACTTTGTTTGTAGTTAGAAACTACAGTACATAATAACATTGCTTTTCCCATTTGAACAACAACAGAACCGTGTGCTTGTTTTGCTAATTTACCGGTTTCTAACGAGATGGTTCTTCCATCTCCAAGGTCTATAACCTCTCTAAATACTTTTGGAATCATAAAATTTAATTCTAATTTTTAATTACTGTTTGTTGTTGTGTTGTTGTTTGTAGTTGCAATGGAAATACAGAATTATTGTTGGTAATTCCGATCTTTTATATGGTTACTGATGTTGTTGGCAACAGCTTTTAAATTTTTTTAAAGTTTGTTAGGCTGTAAAAAAAAATGAACTTTTTAGATTCCCATTTTCATGGCAAAGATAATTTTACTTTGTTGAAGTTAAAAAGCTTCAAGAATTTTTTTTAATAAAAAAGAGGCACGTTTATAGTACCTCTTTTTATGTAAGAATTATTTTCTAATTCCTAATTCTTTAATAATTGCACGATATCTTAAAATATCTTTTTTCTTTAAGTAGTCTAATAAACTTCTTCTTTTACCTACCATTCTTACTAACGAACGCTCTGTGTTAAAATCTTTACGATTTCTTTTTAAATGCTCTGTTAAGTGGTTAATTCTGTGTGTAAATAATGCAATTTGCCCTTCTGAAGTACCAGTATCGTTTTTTCCTTTACCGTGTTTTTCGAAGATGCTTTCTTTTACTTCTTTTGTTAAGTACATGCCAATATTATTTAAATGATTTTTATGTATTTCACTGATTTTTTTCAATGAAGTTGCAAATATACTATTATTTTATTTATTTAATTAACCTTGTAAAAAGATATTTACATATAAATGCTGTTTATAAAAGTTGATAATCAGTATATATAAGTTATTAATAGGTTAGTTTAACACCTGATCTTCATTATTTATTAAAAAGTCGAATGCTTTATTTACTACTTCATTTAGTTTCATTTTATTTTTTTCTGCTAAAATTGCTAAACGTCTATGAACAGTGTTAGGAGTTCTAACATTAAATACCCCTTTGAAAAATTTATCAGGATTTTTACCAATCGATTTACAGGTTTCAAGATAATCATCAACAGCTTCAATAAAAGATTTTTTTAGTTCTTTCACAGATGCTGCTTCGTAAGTAACTAAATCATTAATACCTATAATTTTGCCGAATAAAATATCGTCTTCTGCGCTAAATTCTACAGAACCAATATAATTTTTATGTTTTAAATAATTTTCCATAATCTTAATTTTTCTATTATTTGTCTAATCACATATTGTTTCACAATATTTCCAGGATGCGGTTTGTGTAAGTTTATAATTTGGTTTTTTAAGTCTATAAACTTCACCCTTGAACCACCAGATTTTCCTTTCTTCTTTATTTCTGTAAAACCAAAATGAGCTAATATTTTTATTAATTCATCCCAAGTTAAATCTTTTGGAATATTTAAAAATTTAGTAATTAATTTTTCAATTTTACTCATGTGTAAATGTATAAAGAATAATTGCAACTAAAAAATAGTTACAATTGTTTTCGAAATTGAATTTTAAGATGTTTTTTTGATATTTACTATTGACTTCAATTTTAGCAAAGAAATTCATAAAAACGAATAGTTTTATATTACTATTTTTAATGATTTCTGAAATTTGTTGTAAAAAACACAATATAATTTGTATATCTAAAATTAATCTTTAGATTTGTCTCGCAAATAAAGAGCACAAAATGTTACACAACAATTTTACACGTTTCTATTTTTACTTTTACTTTTTTAGTAAGAGCAGAGACTTTGTATTATGTTGTTAGGAAACATAAAATATATATAAAGTCTCGAATTTACTTCGAGGCTTTTTTTTTGATATTTTTTTAGCATAAATAATGAAAAAAACAATCGCCATCCAAGGAGCAAAAGGCTCTAACCATCATAAAGTTGCACGCGACTTTTATGGAAATGATATTCAGTTAAAAGAATGTATGTCTTTTGATATTCTGGTGGATAGCTTGTTGGATAAAACTGCCAATTTAGGAGTTATGGCTTTGGAAAATACCATTGCAGGTTCCATAATTCCTAATTATGCGTTAATCGATAATAACAACTTACATATAATAGGAGAAGAGTATTTAAATATTCATCATCATTTAATGTGTTTAAAAAATCAAACGATTGAAGATATAAAAGAAGTTTGGTCGCATCCAATGGCGTTATTACAATGTAAAGAGTTTTTTAAAAATTACCCTCATATAAAGTTGGTAGAAGATGTAGATACTGCAGAAGTTGCCAAAAGAATATCCAAAGAAAATTTAAAAGGAATTGCTGCTATTGCACCAAAAATAGCCGCAGAAATTTTCGATTTAGCAATTGTTGAAGATGGAATTCAAACGATAAAAGACAATTCCACACGATTTGTAATTGTACAAACAGAGGAACCAGCAATTAATGAAGAAGTAAATAAAGCCTCCTTAAAATTTCAACTGAATCATAAAAGAGGAAGTTTGGCAGCCATTTTAAATGTATTAAGCGATTGTAAAATGAACTTAACCAAAATTCAATCTTTACCAGTAATAGAAACACCATGGAAATATTCTTTTTTCGTAGATGTAACTTTTGATGCTTATAAAGAATACGAAAAAGTAAAAGCAATTATAGAAATAATGGCAGAAGAATTCAAAATTTTAGGAACTTATAAAAATGGTAGGCTTTAGCCTAATTCTGAACTTGTTTCAGAACTTTAATAATATCAAGATGATACAACCTGCAAAAAGATTAGACACTGTTAAAGAATATTATTTCTCTAAAAAATTAAGAGAAGTAAGGAGCTTGATGGCTGCTGGAAAACCAATAATTAATATGGGAATTGGCTCTCCTGATTTGCAACCACCAACAAAAGTTTTAGCAGCAATTCAGGGAAGCTTAGGTGATGCTTCTGCACATAAATACCAATCTTACCAAGGTTTACCAGAATTAAGAAGTGCAATTTCGAACTTCTATAAAAACAAGTTTTCTGTAGAAACGAACCCAGCAAATGAAGTGTTGCCATTAATGGGAAGCAAAGAAGGAATTATGCATATTTCTATGGCTTTTTTAAATGAAGGAGATAAAGTGTTAATTCCGAATCCAGGATATCCAACATATACATCTGTTACGAAATTAGTGGGAGCAGAGCCACTTTTATACAATTTAAGAGCAACTGATAATTGGCAACCAAATTTTACAGAGTTAGAACAACAAGACTTAAGTAATGTTAAAATTATGTGGGTAAATTACCCACACATGCCAACAGGAACAAATGCAACTTTAGAAACATTCGAAAAGTTAGTTTCTTTCGGAAAAAAGCACCATATTTTAATTATAAACGACAATCCCTATAGTTTTATTTTAAACGATAAACCCATTAGTATTTTACAAGTGGAAGGAGCAAAAGATATTGCTTTAGAGTTAAATTCGTTAAGTAAAACCTTTAATATGGCTGGTTGGCGAGTTGGAATGGTTTTAGGAAATGCAAATTTTATAAACGAAATATTAAAAGTAAAATCGAATATGGATTCTGGAATGTTCTACGGAATTCAAAAAGGAGCTATAGAAGCATTACGTTTGTCAAATTCGTGGTTTTTAGAACAAAATAAAACATACGAAGCACGTAGAAATTTAATTTGGCAATTGGCAGATAAATTAAGCTGTGTTTATAGTAAAAACACAACAGGATTATTTGTTTGGGCGAAAATTCCAGAAGGAAAAAAGTCTGAAGAAATTACAGATGCAATTTTATACGAGAAAGACATTTTTATAACGCCAGGAACTATTTTTGGTTCTCAAGGTGAAGGCTATATACGATTTTCATTGTGTGTAACATCTAAAGTAATTAAAGAAGCGATTAGTAGATTTTCTTAAAAAGTAGGCAGTTTTTCAGTTAGCAGTTGTCAGTCAATTTTTTGTAGGTAATAATTGAGTAGCAATGAATTTTTAACTTATTAAATTAAAGTTGGCGGTTGGCAGTCAGTTTACAGTAAAAGTAAGGCGATTTCAAAAGCTTCCTGCAAGGTTTCAGAAACATCCTACAAGGTTTCAAAAACCTTGTAAGTATAAAAGAATAAAATATAATAATACCTACAAGGTCTTAAAGACCTCGCAGGAAAGAGAAATAAAATGAAAAATATATTTTTTATTGGCATTGGTTTAATTGGTGGTAGTTTTGCAATTGATATTAAAAAAAGCAATTCAAAAGTTGTAATTCATGGAATAGATACTAATAAAAACCATCTAAAAGAAGCACAAAAATTAGGGATCATTCAACAGAAAGCAATTT from the Polaribacter cellanae genome contains:
- a CDS encoding tyrosine-type recombinase/integrase; this encodes MTNVSLEAFTHNSKHCIAIKFPYNFEIKEYIKKFNGVRWTKTHSTFYIYYNEVRIENLKIYLAKGNIQIITKNKSESAQRTTNKVVKKEQKTLNKEKTIVYRHYLEFLKGKRFSKSTIASYSNFILDFLRFTEQKPVGELNENDVRNYIEWAVTSLNYAVSTHRQMVSGFKHFAHFYPACSINTEKIYMPKKDRKLPVVLSIEEVISLLQATKNLKHRVILAILYSSGLRISEIIDLKLSDFDFKRKQLHIRNSKGRKDRYATIAESTFPLIKNYYNTYKPKKYFIENPKGGKYSAESIRSFFKKNLRVAKITKNATPHTLRHSYATHMLEQGIGIRHIQELLGHSRPETTMIYTHVTRKDLEQIKSPLDIAINNLSLQGYNNKKNSIF
- a CDS encoding polyribonucleotide nucleotidyltransferase, whose translation is MIPKVFREVIDLGDGRTISLETGKLAKQAHGSVVVQMGKAMLLCTVVSNYKQSDVDFLPLTVDYREKFAAAGRYPGGFFKREARPSDGEVLTMRLVDRVLRPLFPKDYHAETQVMIQLMSHDEDVMPDALAGLAASTVIQLSDIPFETPISEARVARVNGEFVINPTRTQLEASDIDMMIGASADSVMMVEGEMDEISEEEMADAIKFAHEAIKVQCAAQVRLAEAFGKKETREYEPEREDEDLAKKIEALAYDKCYAIAKQGTSKAERSAAFAEVKEAITATFTEEELADFGGLIGKYFNKAQKNAVRELTLAEGLRLDGRKTTDIRPIWCEVDYLPSTHGSSIFTRGETQALATVTLGTSREANQIDMASYEGEETFYLHYNFPPFCTGEARPLRGTSRREVGHGNLAQRALKGMIPADCPYTVRVVSEVLESNGSSSMATVCSGTMALMDAGVQLKKPVSGIAMGLISDGERYAVLSDILGDEDHLGDMDFKVTGTADGITACQMDIKVKGLSYEILVNALKQAKDGRLHILEKLTDTIATPNANVKTHAPKMITRRIPNDMIGAFIGPGGKHIQELQKETGTTIVITEDATTEEGIIEILGTKPEGIEQVIARIESMLFKPQVGSVYEVKVIKMLDFGAVVEYVEAPGNEVLLHVSELAWERTENVSDVVNMGDVFDVKYFGLDPRTRKEKVSRKALLPKPEGYVARPPRDNNRSGGRDNRGRDNRRDDRKPRAPRKEN
- the rpsO gene encoding 30S ribosomal protein S15, with the protein product MYLTKEVKESIFEKHGKGKNDTGTSEGQIALFTHRINHLTEHLKRNRKDFNTERSLVRMVGKRRSLLDYLKKKDILRYRAIIKELGIRK
- a CDS encoding type II toxin-antitoxin system HicB family antitoxin; protein product: MENYLKHKNYIGSVEFSAEDDILFGKIIGINDLVTYEAASVKELKKSFIEAVDDYLETCKSIGKNPDKFFKGVFNVRTPNTVHRRLAILAEKNKMKLNEVVNKAFDFLINNEDQVLN
- a CDS encoding type II toxin-antitoxin system HicA family toxin; translated protein: MSKIEKLITKFLNIPKDLTWDELIKILAHFGFTEIKKKGKSGGSRVKFIDLKNQIINLHKPHPGNIVKQYVIRQIIEKLRLWKII
- a CDS encoding prephenate dehydratase, with translation MKKTIAIQGAKGSNHHKVARDFYGNDIQLKECMSFDILVDSLLDKTANLGVMALENTIAGSIIPNYALIDNNNLHIIGEEYLNIHHHLMCLKNQTIEDIKEVWSHPMALLQCKEFFKNYPHIKLVEDVDTAEVAKRISKENLKGIAAIAPKIAAEIFDLAIVEDGIQTIKDNSTRFVIVQTEEPAINEEVNKASLKFQLNHKRGSLAAILNVLSDCKMNLTKIQSLPVIETPWKYSFFVDVTFDAYKEYEKVKAIIEIMAEEFKILGTYKNGRL
- a CDS encoding pyridoxal phosphate-dependent aminotransferase, with protein sequence MIQPAKRLDTVKEYYFSKKLREVRSLMAAGKPIINMGIGSPDLQPPTKVLAAIQGSLGDASAHKYQSYQGLPELRSAISNFYKNKFSVETNPANEVLPLMGSKEGIMHISMAFLNEGDKVLIPNPGYPTYTSVTKLVGAEPLLYNLRATDNWQPNFTELEQQDLSNVKIMWVNYPHMPTGTNATLETFEKLVSFGKKHHILIINDNPYSFILNDKPISILQVEGAKDIALELNSLSKTFNMAGWRVGMVLGNANFINEILKVKSNMDSGMFYGIQKGAIEALRLSNSWFLEQNKTYEARRNLIWQLADKLSCVYSKNTTGLFVWAKIPEGKKSEEITDAILYEKDIFITPGTIFGSQGEGYIRFSLCVTSKVIKEAISRFS